In Aricia agestis chromosome 14, ilAriAges1.1, whole genome shotgun sequence, one genomic interval encodes:
- the LOC121733867 gene encoding uncharacterized protein LOC121733867 isoform X3 has protein sequence MSPVCHSFVQNAWKKDFCSNCFKAREEHVKQEKTVPDGKYMSTPFQNRSTYFKKSPQGILKVCPKKNGKRNVRFPEEVCSVIGYGGDDWSDGEEFEVSEDNDDDDIFPDTEEERELHKITKTNTDFNTVKANLLGETIPKPYTSLLLGRVQTDSDGKKKTLMVSVTPFGSENKGPSVKTHTRKPAVINIGDQPLEATHGYKTNIILTNYIKESETLITSEGGKADGILCTEKSLLEEISETLQQNRMGGNTDLNLVNGNKKPMVVEGKVKESMQDDFDKKETTETKKNGLVRKSPLIKTQERPKVNLSRSEFKFCKINIENTSIDSAVDTLNSTTNNSFTSDDESFSGRTDSDNDDSGHFSETHKNEETVKIKVFNETDKNIKLSPIGQSRKVDGQSLSGYSTFQSPIMDLPSVIPKQSDALFSADTSRELAGEPDGRADPDDVSEAPALPSSPVPPMDPRPSFLHGIITDIMPSKPIPPEKPKLPAKPVIKAKKMTQQVMHTTTKEEEIHYMHEQKKTEMLEVQSESIYYAKPVLTKQDSDTSLSSLYKRKAPTPPLSPTEEFSNSLYQRNPNTFAKSDSPVVREMEKRERAGISTIPKSKSTDDDTRQDVPEPAPRRNISLSHDNLLLDEKRKGKLKFSIKKLLRIGSSKDLDKKELSVANLTKMAVKPEEIYDITPKPKPRLVIIHPLDINGSSVEVVKSNSCEVSQSTRRLSHDDVSIYSGTSSTEEPQTPRAVKPPPPPRLSSEENKTHLVPKPARPPPPKSVTLQKKQKQQAWTANPKQEDTIYANLGEIRSALAPRKPERTASMRERETQMELLKRRTPLDDEKDEDEPQELVQATNDTVINNYDDVYNNTKYDENCDSAKNSDSDYEYVHHARSSSPECDAGIKEREDKDRKETTEFPKYNFRTSLPYCGSETESEIYSPYSFYNSSDNMSTNEDYQQEMKNTTNKLRIRKGRSVVHRNLEDNYGAVVIANHEALAQVLEQVQQSATMQASLRGLKACTNLRWSDFTVQNKTTAAGKRFFYPATWNSSQGPVHVTLMLYKEQMASQIVCQSVQPQTLSLNAITEFCDLVPLAQFGEEGEDLVQATIVVLAQAQVDTIQSYGETLSDHTAETTHEAIFMMLQLINGLKCLQARGVEEIPESLTSFIVLKDTTPPVQTDERMSLGSPKTNCYGRLCILQGITDEINKSEELKSLCACALKATHTLLPAAPLAALLRDILQEERAISLNRAKSALEFMLWGPLDAVGDSERELSLQRWLDLERATVLHGLVRTRVQLSTFELLHLTFLVRSSAKIMADAATALKNANVF, from the exons ATGTCGCCGGTCTGCCACAGCTTCGTGCAGAACGCGTGGAAGAAGGACTTCTGCTCCAACTGCTTCAAAGCCAGAGAGGAGCACGTCAAGCAGGAGAAAACGGTGCCAGACGGCAAGTACATGTCGACGCCCTTCCAAAACCGAAGCACCTACTTCAAGAAATCCCCGCAAGGAATCCTCAAAGTCTGCCCCAAGAAGAACGGCAAACGAAACGTCAGGTTCCCCGAGGAGGTCTGCAGTGTCATCGGTTATGGAGGCGACGATTGGTCGGATGGAGAAGAATTCGAGGTGTCCGAAGACAACGACGATGATGACATCTTCCCCGACACAGAGGAAGAGAGAGAGCTTCATAAAATAACTAAAACTAACACAGACTTTAACACTGTAAAAGCTAATCTTCTCGGTGAGACGATACCGAAACCTTACACTTCGTTACTGCTGGGTAGAGTGCAGACTGATTCCGATGGGAAGAAGAAAACGCTTATGGTTTCGGTAACTCCTTTCGGTTCAGAAAACAAGGGGCCTTCTGTCAAGACGCACACACGAAAACCCGCCGTTATCAACATTGGCGATCAGCCTTTAGAAGCAACGCACGGTTACAAAACCAACATTATACTTACTAACTATATAAAAGAATCGGAAACGCTTATAACCTCTGAAGGTGGAAAAGCGGACGGTATATTGTGTACAGAGAAGTCACTACTTGAAGAAATATCTGAAACATTGCAACAAAACAGAATGGGGGGTAACACAGATCTGAATCTAGTTAACGGTAACAAGAAACCGATGGTTGTTGAAGgcaaagtaaaagaaagtatgCAAGATGATTTCGACAAAAAAGAAACAactgaaacaaagaaaaatgGTCTTGTGAGAAAATCACCTTTAATAAAAACCCAGGAGAGACCAAAAGTGAATCTTAGCAGATctgaatttaaattttgtaaaatcaACATCGAAAATACGAGTATCGATTCTGCAGTAGACACATTAAATTCGACCACCAACAATTCCTTTACCTCAGACGATGAAAGCTTTAGTGGACGAACTGATTCTGATAATGATGATAGTGGTCACTTCTctgaaacccataaaaatgaaGAGACTgtcaaaataaaagtattcaatgaaactgataaaaatataaaattatcacCTATCGGACAATCTAGAAAAGTAGATGGTCAATCTTTAAGCGGATACTCCACATTCCAAAGTCCTATTATGGACTTACCTTCAGTCATACCTAAACAATCTGATGCCTTATTCTCTGCCGATACCAGTAGAGAGTTGGCTGGTGAACCAGATGGCAGAGCTGATCCTGATGACGTTTCTGAGGCACCTGCATTACCAAGTAGTCCAGTACCACCAATGGATCCAAGGCCGTCATTCTTACATGGAATAATTACAGACATAATGCCTTCCAAACCCATCCCACCCGAAAAGCCAAAACTGCCGGCGAAACCGGTGATTAAAGCAAAGAAGATGACGCAGCAAGTTATGCACACAACAACTAAAGAGGAAGAAATACATTATATGCATGAGCAGAAGAAGACCGAAATGCTTGAGGTCCAATCTGAATCAATCTATTACGCAAAACCAGTGCTAACGAAACAGGACAGTGACACATCGTTGAGCAGTTTGTACAAAAGAAAAGCCCCCACGCCACCTTTGTCACCAACCGAAGAATTCTCTAACAGCTTGTACCAAAGAAACCCGAACACCTTTGCTAAATCAGATTCACCGGTAGTCCGAGAAATGGAAAAGCGGGAGAGAGCGGGGATATCAACCATACCAAAGTCAAAATCAACAGACGACGACACCAGACAAGATGTTCCTGAACCAGCGCCCAGACGAAACATATCCCTGTCCCACGACAATCTACTTTTGGACGAGAAAAGGAAGGGCAAACTAAAATTCTCCATCAAAAAGCTACTTCGCATAGGTTCATCAAAAGACTTAGATAAAAAGGAACTGAGTGTGGCCAACCTAACGAAAATGGCGGTCAAGCCCGAGGAAATCTACGACATAACACCCAAGCCCAAACCGCGGCTTGTCATTATTCACCCATTGGACATAAACGGATCCAGCGTTGAGGTTGTTAAATCTAATAGCTGTGAAGTGTCACAGAGTACCCGGAGACTGAGTCACGATGACGTATCGATATACAGTGGAACGAGTTCCACTGAGGAACCCCAAACCCCCCGAGCAGTGAAACCTCCCCCACCCCCGAGACTGTCGAGTGAGGAGAACAAAACCCATCTCGTCCCAAAACCTGCGAGGCCACCCCCTCCAAAATCAGTCACCCTGCAGAAGAAACAGAAACAACAAGCGTGGACGGCGAACCCAAAGCAGGAAGACACCATTTATGCCAATCTGG GAGAAATTCGGTCAGCGTTAGCACCGAGAAAACCCGAAAGGACCGCCAGTATGAGGGAACGTGAGACACAGATGGAGCTTCTAAAGCGCAGAACACCTTTAGACGACGAAAAAGATGAGGACGAGCCCCAAGAGTTGGTCCAGGCGACGAATGACACAGTAATTAACAACTACGACGACGTATACAACAACACAAAGTACGACGAAAACTGTGATTCAGCCAAAAACAGTGACAGCGATTATGAATACGTGCACCACGCTAGATCCAGTTCCCCGGAATGCGATGCCGGGATCAAAGAAAGAGAGGACAAAGACAGGAAAGAGACAACAGAATTCCCGAAATACAACTTCCGGACGTCGTTACCGTACTGTGGAAGCGAGACGGAATCAGAGATCTATTCTCCATACAGCTTCTACAATTCTAGTGACAATATGAGTACAAACGAAGATTATCAGCAGGAAATGAAGAATACGACAAACAAATTGAGAATAAGGAAAGGACGAAGCGTGGTTCACAGGAATTTGGAGGATAATTATGGGGCAGTCGTGATAGCGAACCACGAAGCGCTCGCACAGGTTTTGGAACAG GTACAACAGAGCGCAACTATGCAAGCTTCGCTCCGAGGTCTCAAAGCGTGCACCAACCTCCGCTGGTCAGACTTCACCGTACAGAACAAGACCACCGCAGCCGGCAAGAGGTTCTTCTATCCAGCGACGTGGAACTCCAGCCAGGGTCCAGTCCACGTCACCCTAATGCTGTACAAGGAGCAGATGGCTTCGCAGATCGTCTGCCAGTCGGTCCAGCCCCAGACGCTAAGTCTGAACGCCATAACGGAGTTCTGTGACCTGGTACCGTTAGCGCAGTTTGGGGAAGAAGGAGAGGATTTGGTTCAAG CAACCATCGTAGTTCTGGCGCAGGCACAAGTCGACACAATCCAATCCTACGGCGAAACCCTGTCCGACCACACTGCGGAAACGACCCACGAGGCCATATTCATGATGCTGCAACTCATCAACGGGTTGAAGTGTCTTCAAGCCCGTGGGGTAGAAGAGATACCGGAGTCACTGACGTCGTTCATAGTTCTGAAGGACACAACCCCGCCGGTACAAACCGACGAGAGAATGTCTCTTGGGTCACCGAAGACGAATTGTTACGGACGACTGTGTATATTGCAGGG